In one window of Henckelia pumila isolate YLH828 chromosome 1, ASM3356847v2, whole genome shotgun sequence DNA:
- the LOC140891981 gene encoding peptidyl-prolyl cis-trans isomerase CYP21-4 codes for MGKIKPQALLIQSKKKKAPSRISVVTIAVYCLIVVVTVFFVFSTYRHWTRRSNFSSEELVPGLEHESPSSKSKKLDTPKYAVINTSKGSITVELYKDGSPEVVDKFIDSCENGHFKGMLFNRVIKNFVIQGGDVSKTGTTEDWTSRGKHYNHLDTSMKHEAFMLGTSKTKPGGGKFDLFITTAPIPDLNEKINVFGRVIKGEDVVQEIEEADTDEHYQPKTPIGIIEVTLKEKV; via the exons ATGGGGAAAATCAAACCTCAAGCTCTCTTGATACAGAGTAAAAAGAAGAAGGCACCGAGCCGAATAAGTGTGGTTACCATTGCAGTTTATTGCCTTATTGTCGTGGTCacagttttttttgttttctctaCCTACAGACATTGGACTCGAAG GTCAAACTTTTCAAGTGAAGAACTGGTACCCGGTTTGGAG CACGAAAGCCCATCTAGCAAGTCAAAGAAACTTGACACTCCTAAATATGCT GTGATAAATACCTCAAAAGGTTCAATCACTGTGGAACTTTATAAGGACGGCTCTCCTGAGGTTGTTGATAAATTTATTGATTCTTG TGAGAATGGACACTTCAAAGGAATGCTCTTTAACCGTGTGATTAAGAACTTTGTCATTCAAGGAGGTGATGTTAGTAAAACTGGAACTACTGAAGATTGGACTTCAAGGGGAAAGCATTACAATCACCTCGATACCAG CATGAAGCATGAAGCTTTTATGCTTGGCACTTCTAAGACGAAACCAGGTGGTGGCAAATTTGATCTCTTTATTACGACAGCACCTATCCCAGACCTGAATGAGAAAATTAATGTATTTGGTCGTGTTATCAAGGGTGAAGATGTTGTTCAG GAGATCGAAGAAGCAGACACCGATGAGCATTATCAGCCTAAAACTCCCATAGGGATTATTGAAGTGACTCTGAAAGAAAAAGTGTGA